The DNA region AAGAAGACCGGGTTCGTGGTGGTCGGCGACAACCCTGGCTCGAAGTACGACAAAGCGGTGTCGCTCGGCGTACCGGTCCTCGACGAGGAGGGCTTCGGTGTTCTGCTCGCCGACGGTCCGGCGGCGGCCGGGGCGCTCGCCCGCCCCGCGCCCGAGCCCGCCGAGCCGGCCGAGGGCGCCGTCTCCGAGCCCGCCGGGACGACCGCGCCCGAGCCCGCCGGGACGACCGCGCCCGAGCCCGCCGAGACCGCACCGCAGTGACAGCGGCGCCGTGAGCGGACCGGCCAGGGCGAATATCGTGCGCCGGCAACAATTGGTCTACGCCATTGCCGCCCGGACCGCAGTATTTCCCACCGGAAGCCGCTGACCGCGTCTCAAATCAATCACGACCGCGCTTCGGTCCTGACCCGGTCGCCGGGCGTCCCTAAGGTGTATGGCGTCGGCGCGATGCCCGACCGGGCGAGCCGGCAACGGCCGGCCAAGCGCGACGGGAGGGGCAGATGGAGGCCGCGGCACTGCGGAACTCCGTACCTCCGGAGCGTGCGCCCCTGTTCTTCGGATACGTCGGCGGGGTCACCGCGGCTGCGGTCGCTGTCTGCGCCGCACCGCTGATCACGCTGCCGGCGCAGGTCCCGCAGCTGCCGGCCGCGTTCTGGCTGATGGCCGCGCTCGCGGTGGTCGGCGACGCCCGGCCGTTCACCCCGCCGGGCCGCCGGCGGCGCTCCGAGGTCTTCCCGTCGGTCTGTTTCACCTTCGCGATCCTGCTCGCCTGGGGGCTCGGCCCGGCCGTCGCGGTGCAGGCGGTCGCGGTGACGGTCTTCGCCTGGCGGGCCCGGCACGTGCCGTGGCGGGCGCTGTTCAACAGCTCGCAGTACGCGCTGGCGCTCGCCGCCGCCGCGCTGGTCGCCGGGCTGGCCGGGCCGGGTGCCTTCGCCGGCACCACCGACCTGGGCTGGAGTGACGTGGCGGTGGCGGTCGGCGCGGCCGCCGCCTGGTCGGCGGTCAACTACAGCACCGTCACCCTGGCGATCCGACTGCGCTTCGGCGGCCGGTGGTGGCGGGCGGCGCAGCGCGGTGTCGGGTTCGAACTGCTCTCCACCGGGTCGTTGCTGCTGCTCGGGCCGGTCCTGGTGGTGGCCGCACAGGCCGATCCGGCATTGATCCCGCTGGTCCTGGTGCCGCTGTACGCGGTGTACCGGATGGCCGCGCTCGCCAGTGAGCAGGAACGCTCGGCCCGGCTGGACCCGCTGACCGGGCTGGCCAACCGCAAGGCGCTGATCGTCGAGATCGCCGACCAGGTGCCGGTGCACGCCGAGGCACGTCGACGTGGCGCCACCGACGCGCAGATGGCACTGCTGCTTCTCGACCTGGACCGCTTCAAACACGTCAACGACGCACTGGGCCATCTGGTCGGGGACCGGTTGCTCGTCGAGGTGGGGCTGCGGCTGGCGATGGTGGTCCGGCCGCAGGACCTGGTGGTACGCCTCGGCGGTGACGAGTTCGCGATTCTCGCCACCCGGCTGACTGGCGCCGACCAGGCCCGCGACATCGCCGACCAGGTGGTGACCGCCCTGGCGGAGCCGGTCGCCCTTGACGGGTTGCCACTGGACGTGGGCGGCTCGGTCGGCATCGCCCTCTACCCGGAGCACGGCGAGGACTTCGCCACCCTGCTGCAGCACGCCGACGTGGCCATGTACGACGCGAAGGACACCGGCGACGGCACCGCCGTCTACGCCGCCGAGTCCGACCACAACTCCCCGGAACGGCTCAGCCTGCTGGCCGACCTGCGCCGGGTGCTCGACGTCAACGGCGCGCACGCCGCCGACCCCGGCCGGGAGGTCGACGACGTCGGTGAGATCACGATGTACTACCAGCCACAGGTGGAGGTCGCCACCGGCGAGGTGGTCGGGGTCGAGGCGCTGCTGCGCTGGCGGCACCCCCGCCGGGGCATGGTCGACCCCGAGGAGCTGATCAAGGTGGCCGAGCAGAGCGCGGTGATGCGTCTGCTCACCCGCCGGGTCGTCGACGACGTCGTCGAGCAGGTCGCCAAATGGGCGGCGACCGGGATCTCGCTGCGCGCCGCAGTCAACGTCAGCGTCCGCGACCTGCACACCGGGGAGATCGCCGACCAGATCGCCGACCGGTTGACCCGCTACAACCTCCCGCCCGACCAGTTGCAGCTGGAGATCACCGAAGGGGCGTTGATGGCCGACCCACGTCGGGTGCTGGCCACCATCTCCCGGCTCGACGCCATCGGGGTGGCGATCGCGCTGGACGACTTCGGCACCGGCTACTCGTCGATGCAGCACCTGCGCCGGCTGCCGCTGTCGGAGGTCAAGGTGGACCGGTCGTTCGTACTCGGGATGTCGACCGACACCGACGACGCGGCGATCGTCCAGTCGGTGATCGAGCTGGCCCGCGCACTGGGACTGCGGGTGGTCGCCGAAGGCGTGGAGGACGAGGCGTCCTGGCGACGGTTGCACGCCCTCGGCTGCCACGTCGCCCAGGGCTGGTTCTACGCCCGGCCGATGCCGGCCGACGAACTGGTCAGCTGGCTTGCCCGCTACCGGCCGCTGGCACCCGGCCCGCGCAACGACCCCACCGGCCCGCGCAACGACCCAGGCGACCCGCCGGACCCGCCCGCCGAGGCGCAGGGTGCGACGTCGGCCGACCCGCCCGACCCGCCCGATGAGCCGACCGGTGTGGCCGAGAAATAGACTCGTCGGGTCCGGTGCCGGCAGGCCACGCCGCGCGACGATCCGGGACGACCGTTCCACCACCGTACGAAGGGGGCGCAGATGGCCGCCATCTCCCGCGAGGAGGTCGCGCACCTGGCGCGACTGTCGCGGCTGGCCGTGACCGAGGACGAACTGGCGACGTTCGCCGGCCAGCTCGACGTCATCCTGCAGTCCGTGGCGCGGGTCGGCGAGGTCGCCGCCGACGACATCCCGCCCACCTCGCACTCGGTGCCGCTGACCAACGTACTGCGTGAGGACGTCGTCGTCCCCGGCCTGGACCGCGACGCCGCGCTCGCCGCCGCCCCCGACGCCGAGGACGGCCGGTTCCGGGTGCCGCGCATCTTGGACGAGGAGGTCTGAGCCATGTCCGAACTCACCAGGATGACCGCCGCGCAGCTCGCCGGCCTGATCGCCGACGGCAGTACCTCCGCCGTCGAGGTCACCCGCGCCCACCTGGACCGGATCACCGGTGTCGACGAGCGGGTCCACGCCTACCTGCACGTCGACTCCGAGGGTGCGCTCGCCGCCGCGCAGGCCGTCGACGCCGCCCGCGCGGCCGGTCAGCCACTCGGCCCGCTGGCCGGGGTGCCGATCGCGGTCAAGGACGTCGTCACCACCAAGGGCGTGCCGACCACCGCCGGGTCGAAGATCCTCGACGGCTGGCGGCCGCCGTACGACGCCACGATCGTCGCCCGGCTGCGCGCCGCCGGGATGCCGATCCTCGGCAAGACCAACATGGACGAGTTCGCGATGGGTTCGTCGACCGAGTATTCGGCGTACGGGCCGACGTACAACCCGTGGGACCTGACCCGGATCCCCGGCGGATCCGGCGGCGGCAGCGCGGCCGCGATCGCCGCGTACACCGCGCCGCTGGCGATCGGCACCGACACCGGCGGCTCGATCCGCCAGCCGGGCGCGGTCACCGGTACGGTCGGTGCCAAGCCGACGTACGGCGGCACCTCCCGGTACGGGCTGATCGCCTTCTCCTCCTCGCTGGACACCCCCGGCCCGTGCGCCCGGACCGTGCTCGACGCCGCGCTGCTGCACGAGGCGATCGCCGGGCACGACCCGCGTGACTCCACCTCCATCCCGGCTGCCGTGCCACCGGTCGTCGCCGCCGCCCGCGCCGGTGCCTCCGGTGACCTGACCGGGGTCCGTCTCGGCCTGGTCACCCAGTTCGCCACCGGCGAGGGCGTCGAGCCGGGCGTGCAGGCCGCGTTCCGTGACGCCGTCGACGCGTTGACCAAGCTCGGGGCCGAGGTCGTCGAGGTCTCCTGCCCGCACTTCGGCTACGCGCTGCCGGCGTACTACCTGATCGCGCCGAGCGAGTGCTCGTCCAACCTGGCCCGCTACGACGGCGTCCGGTACGGGCTGCGCAGCGGCGACGACGGCAACCGGTCACTGGAAGAGGTCATGTCGCTGACCCGTGACCAGGGCTTCGGCCCCGAGGTCAAGCGGCGGATCATGCTCGGCACGTACGCGCTGTCCAGCGGCTACTACGACGCCTACTACGGGCAGGCGCAGAAGGTCCGTACCCTGATCACCCGCGACTTCACCGCCGCGTTCGAGCAGGTCGACGTACTGATCTCGCCGACGACGCCGTTCGTGGCGTTCCCGCTCGGGGCACGCACCGCCGACCCGTACCAGATGTACCTGGCCGACCTGTTCACCATCCCGACCAACCTGTACGGCGGCCCGGCGATCTCGGTGCCGTGCGGGTTGGCCGACGGGCTGCCGGTCGGGTTGCAGGTGATGGCGCCGACGATGGCCGACGACCGGATGTACCGGGTCGCGGCCGCCCTGGAGTCGGCGGTCGGCACCCTCACCCCGCCGGAGCTCTGAGCCGCGACGTGCCGACCTGCGATCGAGAGTTGGAGCTGTGAGATGAGCACGACCGCGTTGCCCACGTACGAGGACGTCGTCGCCCGCTACGAGCCGGTGATCGGCCTGGAGACGCACGTCGAGCTGGGCACCAACACCAAGATGTTCTGCGGCTGCCCGACCGGGTTCGGCGCCGAGCCGAACACCCAGGTCTGCCCGGTCTGCCTCGGGCTGCCCGGCTCGTTGCCGGTGGCGAACAAGGCGGCGATCGAGGCGACGATCCGCATCGGGCTGGCACTCAACTGCTCGATCGCTGACTGGTGCCGGTTCGCCAGGAAGAACTACTTCTACCCGGACATGCCGAAGAACTACCAGATCAGCCAGTACGACGAGCCGCTGTGCGTGGACGGCTGGCTCGACGTCGAGGTCGACGGCGAGATCGTGCGGATCGGCATCGAACGGGTGCACCTGGAGGAGGACACCGGCAAGACGCTGCACGTCGGCGGCGCGACCGGCCGCATCCACGGCGCGACCGAGTCGCTGGTCGACTACAACCGGGCCGGCATCCCGCTGGTGGAGATCGTCACCAAGCCGATCCCCGGCACCGGTGACCGGGCACCCCAGGTGGCCCGCGCGTACGTCACCGAGCTGCGGGACGTGATCCGCTCGCTGGGCGTCTCCGACGTACGGATGGAGCAGGGTTCGCTGCGCTGCGACGTCAACACGTCGCTGACCCCGGTCGGGCAGACCGAGTGGGGCACCCGCACCGAGACCAAGAACGTCAACTCGCTGCGGTCGGTGGAGCGGGCGGTACGCGCGGAGATGCTGCGCCAGGCGTCGGTGCTCGACGCCGGTGGCCGGATCGTGCAGGAGACCCGGCACTTCCACGAGGACAGCGGCGACACCACGTCGGGCCGGTCCAAGGAGACCGCCACCGACTACCGCTACTTCCCAGAGCCGGACCTGGTGCCGCTCGCCCCGGACGCCGCCTGGGTGGCCGAGTTGAAGGCGGCCCTGCCGGAGCTGCCCCGGGTGCACCGCAAGCGGCTGCAGGAGCAGTGGGGGCTGACCGACCACGACATGCAGTCGGTGGTCAACGCCGGCGCGGTCGAGCTGATCGAGCAGACCGTCGCGGCCGGCACCACCCCGGCCGGTGCCCGCAAGTGGTGGCTGGGTGAGCTGGCCCGCCGGGCCAACGAGTCCGGTGTGGAGCTGGGCGCGCTCGGGGTCACCCCGGCACACGTCGCCGAGCTGCAGGGCCTGGTCGACTCGGGCAAGCTCAACGACAAGCTGGCCCGTACGGTCCTGGAGGCGGTGGTCGCCGGAGAAGGCACGCCGACCGAGGTGATGACCGCGAAGGGTCTGGGTGTCGTCTCCGACACCGGTGCGTTGACCGCCGCCGTCGACGAGGCGATCGCCGCCAACCCGGACATCGCGGCGAAGGTACGCGACGGAAAGGTCGCGGCGGCCGGTGCCCTGGTGGGCGCGGTGATGAAGACGACCAAGGGCCAGGCGGACGCCCGTACGGTCCGGGAGCTGATCCTGTCCCGCCTCGGCGCGCAGGGCTGAGGCGAGCCGCGCGCCTGCTACCGCTGACGAGCCGCGTCGGGCACTGCCCGACGCGGCTCGGGTCGGCTATCGGGCGGTGTGGCTGACGAAGGTCTGCCAGGCGGTGGGGGTGAAGGCAAGGGTGCCGCCGGTGCGGTCCTTGCTGTCGCGGACCAGGACCCGGCCGGGCAGGTTGTCGGCGACTTCGACACAGTTGCCGCCGGTGCCGTTGCTGCGGCTGCTGGTCCGCCAGGCCGGTCGAGGATCGGTGGTCACGCCCATCTGTCTGCCGCCTCCTGCATCAACGCCACGGACTGCTCGCTGGG from Solwaraspora sp. WMMD791 includes:
- a CDS encoding EAL domain-containing protein, which translates into the protein MEAAALRNSVPPERAPLFFGYVGGVTAAAVAVCAAPLITLPAQVPQLPAAFWLMAALAVVGDARPFTPPGRRRRSEVFPSVCFTFAILLAWGLGPAVAVQAVAVTVFAWRARHVPWRALFNSSQYALALAAAALVAGLAGPGAFAGTTDLGWSDVAVAVGAAAAWSAVNYSTVTLAIRLRFGGRWWRAAQRGVGFELLSTGSLLLLGPVLVVAAQADPALIPLVLVPLYAVYRMAALASEQERSARLDPLTGLANRKALIVEIADQVPVHAEARRRGATDAQMALLLLDLDRFKHVNDALGHLVGDRLLVEVGLRLAMVVRPQDLVVRLGGDEFAILATRLTGADQARDIADQVVTALAEPVALDGLPLDVGGSVGIALYPEHGEDFATLLQHADVAMYDAKDTGDGTAVYAAESDHNSPERLSLLADLRRVLDVNGAHAADPGREVDDVGEITMYYQPQVEVATGEVVGVEALLRWRHPRRGMVDPEELIKVAEQSAVMRLLTRRVVDDVVEQVAKWAATGISLRAAVNVSVRDLHTGEIADQIADRLTRYNLPPDQLQLEITEGALMADPRRVLATISRLDAIGVAIALDDFGTGYSSMQHLRRLPLSEVKVDRSFVLGMSTDTDDAAIVQSVIELARALGLRVVAEGVEDEASWRRLHALGCHVAQGWFYARPMPADELVSWLARYRPLAPGPRNDPTGPRNDPGDPPDPPAEAQGATSADPPDPPDEPTGVAEK
- the gatC gene encoding Asp-tRNA(Asn)/Glu-tRNA(Gln) amidotransferase subunit GatC, whose product is MAAISREEVAHLARLSRLAVTEDELATFAGQLDVILQSVARVGEVAADDIPPTSHSVPLTNVLREDVVVPGLDRDAALAAAPDAEDGRFRVPRILDEEV
- a CDS encoding DUF397 domain-containing protein, with product MGVTTDPRPAWRTSSRSNGTGGNCVEVADNLPGRVLVRDSKDRTGGTLAFTPTAWQTFVSHTAR
- the gatA gene encoding Asp-tRNA(Asn)/Glu-tRNA(Gln) amidotransferase subunit GatA, with amino-acid sequence MSELTRMTAAQLAGLIADGSTSAVEVTRAHLDRITGVDERVHAYLHVDSEGALAAAQAVDAARAAGQPLGPLAGVPIAVKDVVTTKGVPTTAGSKILDGWRPPYDATIVARLRAAGMPILGKTNMDEFAMGSSTEYSAYGPTYNPWDLTRIPGGSGGGSAAAIAAYTAPLAIGTDTGGSIRQPGAVTGTVGAKPTYGGTSRYGLIAFSSSLDTPGPCARTVLDAALLHEAIAGHDPRDSTSIPAAVPPVVAAARAGASGDLTGVRLGLVTQFATGEGVEPGVQAAFRDAVDALTKLGAEVVEVSCPHFGYALPAYYLIAPSECSSNLARYDGVRYGLRSGDDGNRSLEEVMSLTRDQGFGPEVKRRIMLGTYALSSGYYDAYYGQAQKVRTLITRDFTAAFEQVDVLISPTTPFVAFPLGARTADPYQMYLADLFTIPTNLYGGPAISVPCGLADGLPVGLQVMAPTMADDRMYRVAAALESAVGTLTPPEL
- the gatB gene encoding Asp-tRNA(Asn)/Glu-tRNA(Gln) amidotransferase subunit GatB; its protein translation is MSTTALPTYEDVVARYEPVIGLETHVELGTNTKMFCGCPTGFGAEPNTQVCPVCLGLPGSLPVANKAAIEATIRIGLALNCSIADWCRFARKNYFYPDMPKNYQISQYDEPLCVDGWLDVEVDGEIVRIGIERVHLEEDTGKTLHVGGATGRIHGATESLVDYNRAGIPLVEIVTKPIPGTGDRAPQVARAYVTELRDVIRSLGVSDVRMEQGSLRCDVNTSLTPVGQTEWGTRTETKNVNSLRSVERAVRAEMLRQASVLDAGGRIVQETRHFHEDSGDTTSGRSKETATDYRYFPEPDLVPLAPDAAWVAELKAALPELPRVHRKRLQEQWGLTDHDMQSVVNAGAVELIEQTVAAGTTPAGARKWWLGELARRANESGVELGALGVTPAHVAELQGLVDSGKLNDKLARTVLEAVVAGEGTPTEVMTAKGLGVVSDTGALTAAVDEAIAANPDIAAKVRDGKVAAAGALVGAVMKTTKGQADARTVRELILSRLGAQG